One genomic window of Numida meleagris isolate 19003 breed g44 Domestic line chromosome 1, NumMel1.0, whole genome shotgun sequence includes the following:
- the SAP18 gene encoding histone deacetylase complex subunit SAP18 — MAVESRVTQEEIKKEPEKPIDREKTCPLLLRVFTTNNGRHHRMDEFSRGNVPSSELQIYTWMDATLKELTSLVKEVYPEARKKGTHFNFAIVFTDLKRPGYRVKEIGSTMSGRKGTDDSMTLQSQKFQIGDYLDIAITPPNRAPPPSSRMRPY, encoded by the exons ATGGCGGTAGAGTCGCGCGTCACGCAGGAGGAGATCAAGAAAGAACCGGAGAAGCCGATCGACCGGGAGAAG ACGTGCCCGCTGCTGCTCCGCGTCTTTACCACCAACAACGGGAGGCACCACCGCATGGACGAGTTCTCCCGCGGCAACGTGCCCTCCAGCGAGCTGCAGATCTACACCTG GATGGACGCGACTCTGAAGGAGCTGACCAGTTTGGTGAAGGAGGTGTACCCAGAAGCACGGAAGAAGGGCACGCACTTCAATTTCGCAATTGTTTTTACAGATCTCAAGCGACCCGGCTACAG GGTGAAGGAGATCGGCAGCACCATGTCGGGCAGGAAGGGCACGGATGATTCGATGACATTGCAGTCCCAGAAATTCCAGATAGGAGACTACTTGGATATAGCGATCACGCCTCCCAACCGGGCACCGCCACCTTCGAGCCGCATGAGGCCGTACTGA